The nucleotide window CATATCCCCTTGATGATGACTTGGGCTTATTTTTACAATGAATTTCTGCCGGTTCGGAAAAGCTATCGGAAAGATTATGTGATGTTGGCAGCGGCGATCTTAGCTGCGGTGCTGGTCTTGATCCAGATCTATGAAATTCCCGGCAGCGAGCAGGATAATGCGGTTTTTCGGATGACGGTATCGGCTGCGACGATCGGTGTTGTTGTTTATCTGGTAAAAGGGGCCGGCTTGAAAGCCACAGTATTTGCCCTGTTTGCCCAGCAGCTGCTTTCCATTACCGCTGAAATGGTAACCATGCTGATCACCCTGGTCGGCGTGCAGTTCAGCCGCAGCGCCTATGAAGGCACCTTCTATATGAATGTCTATTCGTATGTTCTGCTCGATATCATGAGCCTGTTGTTTTTTATGCTGGCTTTAGGAATTGTCAGAAAACGCCAGGGAACAACGGAGGGGGAATATACAACAATCGGCACGCTGCTTTTAATCTGCCAGTTTCTATGGCTTTATATCCTTTCTTATAAACTGATTTATATTGTTGAAGCCAGTACGATGCTTTTGGTTCAGTCCTTGCTCTTTTTACTTCTGACTGATGCTGCAGTTTTTGTCATTGCCCGCCGGATTATCCGTCAGAAACGAAAGAAGCAGGAACTCGAAGCGAAACGCCAGATGAATGCGGAGCTGGAAATTCAGCTGCGGAAACTTTCCGAGAAGCAGGATGTTATCAATGCCGTCTTCAAAGAGATGACAGGACTGGATGATCAGCTTGAAACCCTAAGTACGCTGCAGCATCAAATGAAGCAGATTCGTGAAGATCTGATCTGTGCCAATCCATACGTTAATGCCTTGCTGAATGCGTATCTTATCGAAGCGAAAGAAAAACAGATTTCAATGCAGTTTGAAATCAAGGCGGATCTGTTGGAGGGATTCGATAATTATGATTTGAATACGCTGCTGTCGAATTTGCTGAAAAATGCTGTTGAAGCTTCCGAAAACAGCGAAGATCCGAAGGTGAAGCTGCAGCTTACGGAAAAGGCCGGATTGCTGATGATCCGCTGCTGCAACAGTGTTGCCGAACAGCCCAGTCCGGTTAAGAAAAGAATCCAGGGACAGGGGCTCATGATCATGGATGAAATTCTGCAGCGGTATCAAGGAGTGCGAAGCATGAAGCAGGAGCAG belongs to Holdemania massiliensis and includes:
- a CDS encoding GHKL domain-containing protein — translated: MLDQTLYYLNHIPLMMTWAYFYNEFLPVRKSYRKDYVMLAAAILAAVLVLIQIYEIPGSEQDNAVFRMTVSAATIGVVVYLVKGAGLKATVFALFAQQLLSITAEMVTMLITLVGVQFSRSAYEGTFYMNVYSYVLLDIMSLLFFMLALGIVRKRQGTTEGEYTTIGTLLLICQFLWLYILSYKLIYIVEASTMLLVQSLLFLLLTDAAVFVIARRIIRQKRKKQELEAKRQMNAELEIQLRKLSEKQDVINAVFKEMTGLDDQLETLSTLQHQMKQIREDLICANPYVNALLNAYLIEAKEKQISMQFEIKADLLEGFDNYDLNTLLSNLLKNAVEASENSEDPKVKLQLTEKAGLLMIRCCNSVAEQPSPVKKRIQGQGLMIMDEILQRYQGVRSMKQEQNLAVAEVMLKKEG